From the genome of Arthrobacter russicus:
GTCGTTGGCGCTGGCAAAGGTTTCAAACTTCAGTTCGGCCCCGGTTTGCTGTTTGAACTTGGCGGCGATGTCCGTCATCCAGTTCTTCTGTTCTTCCGGATAGGCGGAATTCACGTTGACCAAAACGTCGAGCGTCTGGCCCTTGCCGTCGACAGCGCCGCTGCTGTCGGTGCTCCCCGAGCCGCTGCAGGCGCTCAGCAGCATTGCTGATGCGGCCACTGCAGTGATCAGGGTGAGGCTTTTGTTGCGCAGAACTTTCTTCACATTCGCTCCTCGGTTGAGGGGACGGTCCCCGGATGCCGGCCGGATTCATTGCGAGTGGAAGACCTCGGCCGTTGCCCGAGTCTAAAAATCTGCGGCAACCAGTGGCAAGCGTTTGCCATAAGTTGCCGTGAGTGTTTTCATGGCTCGCAGACCGTCCAGCAAGGGAGCCCCATGGCGCAGCAGGAAAAACCGGCCCCGGATCCGGTCACCATCCGGGATATCGCCGCAGTGGCCGGCGTCGCGGTATCGACGGTGTCCCGCGCGCTCAGCCGGCCGGAGCGGGTCAGCCCGGCAACCCGGGAGAAAATCGCCCGGATCGCCGCCGAGCTCAAGTACGTGCCCAGTGCTCAGGCGCGCGCTTTGAGCTCCGGCCGGACCGGCGCGGTCGCCTTGCTGGTTCCGGACGTCACCAACCCGTTTTACTTCGACATCATCCGCGGCACCCAGCACCAGCTCAAGGCTGCCGGCTACACGCAACTCCTGGTGGACACCGAGGAATCCGCGGAAGTCGAAGCAGAGGCGCTCGGAGCATTGCGCCGAACCTGCGACGGAGTGGTCCTGGCAGCTTCGCGGTTGAGCGATCCGGCTATCGTCGAAGCCGCTTCACAGCTGCCCGTGGTGACGATCAACCGCGGCATCCACGGGGTGCCCACGGTCATCATCGACACGCCGGATTCCATGGGCCAGGCCCTGGAACACCTGGCCTCGCTCGGCCACCGGCAGGTAGCCTACGCCGCCGGACCGGTCGGTTCCTGGTCGAACGCCCGACGCTTGCGCGCCATCGAAGACCATGCCGAACGCCTCGGCCTGCGGATCAGCCGACTCGGCCCGTTCGCACCCAAAACCACCTCGGGCGCCGCCGCAGCAGACGCCGCCCTGCATTCCGGAGCCAGCGCCGGCATCGCGTTCAACGATCTGATCGGGATCGGCATGCTGCAACGGTTCGCGGCACGTGGCGTCCGGGTGCCGGAGGACTTCAGCCTGGTCGGCTGCGACGACATCTTCGGCGCGGATTTCTGCAATCCGCCGCTGACCACGATGACCGCGCCGGTAGAGCAAGCCGGACGGGTCGCGATCACGATGCTGTTGAGCCGGATCGCGCAAGGCCCCGGCGGTGCCGGCCGCGAGCTCGCGGTGTTGCCCACGCATCTCACGGTCCGGCAATCCACCGGGCAGGCTCCAGCCTGACCGGGAGACGGCTCAACTGAGCAATACCAGCTGCTGGGTCGCCCGGGTCATCGCGACGTAACGGTCCACCGCCCCTTCGATGCCCTCGCCGAAGCCTTCCGGCTCAAGCAGGACCACCAGGTCGAACTCGAGGCCCTTGGCCAGTTCCGGCGTCAGCGCGCGTACTCGCGCTGCATCGAATCCGTTGCCCAGCGCGCCGTCGGCGCTGATCACGCAGGCGATGCCTTCAGCGTTCCCGGCAAGCCAGCCGTCGAGGATCGGGGCCAATTCGGCGACCCGCGCATGCCGCACCGGAATCCCGCTGCTGCGGATCGACGTCGGCACATTGGCGTCCGGAAGCGCTGCCCGGATGACCGGCTCGGCCTCGGCCATGATCTCTTCCGGCGTCCGGTAGTTGATGCCCAACGAGGCCACCTTGATCCGGTCGAAGCCCACCCGGGCCAGGCGTTCCGGCCAAGATTCCCGGAAACCGTGCCGGGCCTGCGCCCGGTCGCCGACGATCGTGAAGCTCCGGGACGGGCAGCGCAGCAACAGCATCTGCCATTGGGCGTCGGTCAATTCCTGCGCTTCGTCGACCACGATGTGCGCGAACGGCCCGGCCAGAAAATCGGGCTCCGGCTCCGGCAACGCCCCGTCGTCGACCAGCGCGGCCCGCAGATCCTGCCCCCGCAGCATCGACATCACGCCCATTTCGGAATCGTCGTGCGCGATCAGGTCGCCGACCACATCGGACATGGCGGACCGCTCGGCCGCGGCTCCGGCTTCCCGGCGCTGCCGGCGGCAGGAAGCCTCCGGGTCGCCGAGGCGCAACCGCGCCGCATCCAGGAAAGGCAGGTCCGCCACCGTCCAGGCCTGCGGATCGGACCGCTGCAAGGCCTGGATTTCGGCCGGCGCCAACCAGGGCGCACACCTGCGCAGGTACGCAGGCACCGACCAGAGGTCCGCCACGATTTCGGCCGGTTCCAACAGCGGCCAGGCGCGGCCGAAGGCACGGCTCAGTTCCGGGCTCGCAGCGAGGGCGCGCCGCAGTTTCTGCTCGGTGTCCCCGGTATTGATGCCGTAAGCATCGAATTCGTCTTTCTCCGCTTCCCATTCCTGGTCGAAATCGTCACGCAACTTGTCGACCAGGATCTTCAGCAGGGCCGCCCAAACCTGGTCCCGGGCCACATTGTGCGGCATCCCGGGCTCCGCGGATTCGAAGGCCTCCGCCCAGTCTGCTGCGCTGAGCCAGACGTCGAACGAGGGAGTCTCCACCCGCATCCCGGAGCTTGGCGGCTCCTCGTACAGGGCTACCGCCGGTTCGATCGCGGCGACCAGTTGCGCAGCGGATTTCAAGCGCAGCACCTCCGGATCCGACTCCGGCACCGCGGCCGCCCCCTGCGGCACCAAATCGCGCAGGGTGCAGATTTGCACCCCCTCTTCGCCGAGGCTGGGCAGCACATCCGCGACGTAGGCCAGGTATGGCTGGTGCGGACCCACGAACAGCACCTCGCCCCGATGATGTCCGAGCCTCGGGTCGGCATAGATCAGGTAGGCGGAACGGTGCAAAGCCACCACGGTCTTGCCGGTGCCTGGTCCGCCGTCGACCACGAGTGCGCCCCGGGAGCCCGCCCGGATGATCGCGTCCTGACCTGCTTGGATGGTGCCCAGCACATCCCGCATCCGGGGCGAACGGTTGCCGCCCAGACTCGCGATGAAGGCCGACTGGTCGTCGAGCGCGGCGTTTCCGACCAGCCCGTCCGCGGTGAACACTTCATCCCAGTAGTCGGTGATCCGGCCTTGGCTCCAGCGATAACGACGCCGGCTCAGCAGACCCATCGGCTGGGCGTGCGTGGCGCCGAAGAAGGGTTCGGCTGCCGGGCCCCGCCAGTCCAACAACAATCGGCGCCCGGAATTGTCGGTCAAGCCGAGCCTTCCGATGTACACCGGTTCGGCACCGTCCGTGCCGACCATCCGGCCCAAGCACAAATCCAGGCCGAACCGCCGCAATGTGCGCAATCTCGAGGACAGCCGATGGATCTCCTGATCCCGGTCCAGGGCGGCCTGTCCGGAGCCGCCCGGGGCTTTGCGTTCGGCGTCGAGCCGCTCGGCCAGCTCGCCGATCGTCGTTTCCAGGCATTCGGCAATCGCTGCGAAATGCTGCTCGTCGGCGGCGATCAAAGCCGGAGCCGCTTTGGCGGCGCGGCTTTCCGGTAGTTCGAAAGCGCTCGGGCCCAGGTCAGTCGAGGTCATGTCAGTACGTTCCATTTCCGCTTCGTTTCCGCTGATTTTCCGTTGCCGACTGACCATTGTGCGCCGTACCCGGGGCCTTGCCGCAAGCCCCCGGGTACGGTATAGATTTAAAAGGGAGGGGAGCAACGGCTCGCCCTTTTTCAGGTTTGCTTTCCGGATGCCGAGCGGCGTCCGCCCCGCAAACCGAAACCTTGCCGAAACGTCCAGGTAGTACCCTGGCACTATGCGCGAACTCCAGGCGAAAATCATTGCTGAACTGGGTGTTAAACCCTCCGTCAATCCGGCCGATGAAGTGGCCCGGCGAGTCGATTTCCTCGCGGCATACGCCAAGGCCAGCCGGGCGAAGGGTTTCGTCCTCGGCATCTCGGGCGGATTGGATTCTTCGCTGGCCGGCCGGCTCGGCCAACTCGCCGCGGAACAGCTCCGGGCCGAAGGAGTGGCGGCGAGCTTCACCGCGGTGCGGTTGCCTTACAACGTCCAGCACGACGAAGCCGACGCGCAAGCCGCCTTGGCGTTCATCAAACCGGACCGTTCCTGGACCTACAACGTGGCACCCGGCGTCGACGGTTTGGAGAAAGAATACGAAGCCACCACCGGTGAGCAGCTGAGCGACTTCAACCGGGGGAACATCAAGGCCCGGGCCCGGATGATCGCCCAATACGCCTTGGCCGGCGAACACGGGCTGCTGGTGATCGGCACCGACCACGGCGCCGAATCGGTCACCGGGTTCTTCACCAAATTCGGTGACGGCGGAGCGGATATTCTGCCATTGTTCACGCTCGACAAGCGGCAGAACCGGCAGTTGCTGCAGTACCTCGGCGCAGCCGAGCGGATCTACACCAAAGTCCCGACCGCGGACCTGCTCGACAGCGTCCCCGGCCGGGCCGACGAAGACGAGTTGGGTCTGAGCTACGACGACATCGACGACTACCTCGAGGGCCGGGAGGTTTCCGATGCGGCGGCCGAGGCGATCGAGCAACGTTATCTGGCCACCCGGCACAAGCGCACCGTGCCCGTGACCCTGCTTGACGACTGGTGGAAGTAAGCCCGGCTTCCGGGAACAATCACGCTGCGGCGCCGCAACGGCTCAGCGCCGTCAGCATCGAGTCCCGGGCCTTCGCTTTAGCCGTGCTCGTGATGCTCCTGCTCACCGCGGGAGCCTTCCTGTTCTTCTTGATCCGCAGCCAGCACCCGGCCCTTTCCGGCGACGGTTCGGTGGGTCAGTTCGCCTCGCTCGCGGTCGCCGTCGTCGGCTTGGGGATCTTCGCCATGAGCTATTCCCGCTCCTTCCAACGCCCGGAATCCGCCTGGTTGCGCCAGACTGCGCTGGCCCGGCGGATCCTCGACATCTCGGCGCTGTCCTTCACCCACGCCCTGATCGCCTTCATGCTCTGCCAAGCGGTATTTTCGCTGTTCCAAAGCGCGTTTTCGGGATTGACCCTGGAACCGTTGGCCGGCGGGCTCTTCGTCGGCGTCAGCGGCGCTGCCACGGCCTACACGGTCTCGCTCTCCGGGGCCCGGATCACCACCTATTCGCTGTCCAACCTGCTCGCGGCCTTTCTGCTCACCGGTGCGTTGACCGCCATGATCACCGCCGATGATCCGAGTTGGTGGCGGATCAACTTCAGCGCACTGGGTACCGAGACCAATGGCCTGGCCGCCTACGCCTTCAATGCGACGCTGATCTTCTCCGGCCTGGTGATCACCACCCTGGCGTCCTACATGACGCGGGATCTGCGCCGCTGGGCGCAGTTCCGGAAGATGGAAACCGTCAATGCCAAAGCCGTGCAATGGACGCTGATCCTGTTGGGCGGGTTCCTCTCCGGAGTCGGCCTGGTGCCGGTGGACGCACTGCAACTGCTGCACAATTTCTTCGCCACCGGGATGATCTTCGTCTTCTTCGCGTTGGCGTTGGGTCTGCACGCCTGGGTCCCGGACTTCCCGCGGAGTTTTTTCCTGACCACCTATGCGTTGCTGGCCGGCATCATGGTTGCCGTACTGCTGTTCTGGCCGCTCGGCTATTACAACCTGACCGGCCTGGAGCTGGCCGTCGCGGCGCTGATCTTTGGCTGGTTGATCCTGTTCATCCGCAATATCGCCGCATTGGTCGAAGACGCCGAAGAAGATCCCGGAGTTTCGGCCGGGCACGGGCGCACAAAGCACGCCGAGTGACCCGGAAATGGCTACCCGCCAGCACCATCAGCACCGCTGGCACCAGCATCCGTGCAAAAGTGTTCGAGCCCCTGCATCCGGTCGGCTAAGCTCGGCCCTATGCCCCGTTCCCCGGTATCCCTGAGAGTCTCCGACCTCAAAGTCGGCTATGGCAAAAAACAAGTCTGCGGCGATGTCTCGTTCGGCCTGGGCGCCGGGGCGCTGGCCTTCGTCGGCCCCAACGGCGCCGGGAAGTCAACCGTGCTGCGCACCGTGGTGGGGCAACTCCCGGCATTGAGCGGCAAAGTCCTGCTCAACAAGGCCGAGGTCGACGACCGGACGCCGGAGTTCCGCCGGATGGCTGCGATGGTCTTCGACGACGACGCCTTCTTCCCGGAGCTGACCGTGGGCGAGCACCTGACCATGGTCGCCGCCGGCCACGGCGTGACTGATCCGGTGGCCGCCGTCGATGCGGAGCTCGACTTCTTCCAACTCACCGAACACGACGATTCCCTCGTCTCCAGTCTCTCCTCCGGTCAACGCCGCCGATTGCTCCTGGCTGCTGCCTTCGTCCGCCCGCGCGGCCTTCTGGTGCTGGACGAGCCGGAGCAGCGCCTGGACACGCACATGCGGCGTGCGCTGGCGGCCCGGGTCGCCGACTCGGCCAAGGCCGGCGAAACGGTCCTGCTGGTCACGCACGATCCGGAATTCCTGACCACCGCGTCGAAGAAGGCCCTGTACATCGCGGACCAGGTGGAAAGCCTCACTGCGCAGCAGGCCGCCGAGCGGATCCAAGCGATGCCCGCATGAGCCTGCAACACGCTGCCGAGCAACGCGAGGAGCTGACCGCTTCGGAGTTGCGCGGCTACATCCGCAAGGCTCCGCTGACCCGGCAGACCGTAGGGTTCTACACGATCTTCAGCGAAATCTATGTCACCGTCCTGGGCATCGCGGTACTCTTGGCGAGCTCCTTCTCACTGGTGGCCCAGATCCGCGGAAGCTATCTCGAAGACTCGGCCAAGGGCGGCCCGAATCCACTGATCCAGCCGTTGACCCCGATCGTCTCGGTCAACATCGCCTGGGCCCTGCTGGCCCTGGTCACGCTCAGCGCCGCTGTGCTGTTGATCGCCCGGCTCGGCCCGGCACACCTGGATCCGCCACGCACCCAATGGCTGCTCCCGTTGCCGGTGTCGCGGGGCGGGTTGTTGCGGCCGATGGTGCTCCGTTGGGCCAGTCTCAGCGCTGCACTGGGCGCGGTCATCGGTTTGTTCTTGGCGATCGTGGAACCGAGCGAGCTGACTCCGGCCAAAATCGCCGACACGGTGCTCAGCTGCATCGGACTGTTCCTGTGCGGGTTCGCGGTGGCCCAAGCCGCCCAGAACTTTTCCGGCTCCCGGCTGCTCAACCGGGCATTGACCGCGGCGCTGGCACTCCTGGTATTGCTTGGCCTGCTCACCGCGCTCGGCCTGCCGGTGGCCGGCGGCTGGCTGCTCTGGTTGCCCACCAGCTGGCCGATTGTGGCCGCGACCGGACAACTCTGGCCGGTAGTCCTGTTGCCCGTCGGCGTCATCGCGGGCATCGCGGTGCTGCCCGGACTGCGCCGGATCAGCAGTACCTCGCTGCGGGAACATTCGGCCCGTTCCTCGCTCATCCAATCCAGCATCCAATCCATGGATGCCAGTGCGCTCTCCTCCTCGTTCGCCAAGGAGAACACCGGCTCACGACGCAGTCTGAGCCGCCGACTGCTCGGCAGCAGCCCCTCCGCGGTAGTCATCCGGGCCGATGCTCTGCGCTACCTGCGGCACCCCGGCCGGCTCTTCGGCTTGGCCGTCCTGGCTGTGATCCCCGCGATCCTGCACGCGTTCACCGGCGGGCAGGATGCCGCGGTGACCCTGGCCTCGCTGCTGATCTGCGGCCTGATGGCCAGCGGCTCCGTGGCGAATCCGCTCAAACTCAATGCGGGCAACCCGATCCTGGACCGGTTGCTCCCGATCCCCGCCGGGACCGCCCGGCGCTTGCACTCGGCGGTGCCGGCGGCGCTGCTCCTCGGTTGGGCGGTGCTCGCCTTCGGCCTGCTCCTGGTCACCGGCGTGGGTTCGTTGAACTTCTTCCTCGCCGGGGTGATCGCCGGCCCGGCGCTGGCCGGCGCTTCGCTCCGCGGCGCCTACAAGAAGCCGGTCGACTGGTCCAGGCCGGCCATCGCGACCCCGTTCGGTGCCCTGCCGCCAGGCGTGGCGGCGCAGTTTTTCGCCGGACCGGATGTTGCCGCGATCATCCTGGCACCGGTGCTGATCAGCCTGCTCGCCGGAGCCGCGCCGAGCATCCTGATTCCGGTGCAACTGGGATTGAGCCTGCTGATGTTCCTGATCCTGACCCGGCGGCGCGAGGACAAACCGGAGTAACTTTTCCGCGGACGCCTAGCAAGTCGCCGAAGAGCTCGAGACCATGCTCGCCTCGCTGCGGGCAAATATCTGAGCCATCCGGTCGGCGCGAGCAGGTATGTTGGAAGAGTGAAGATTGCCACCTGGAATGTGAACTCGTTGCGGGCCCGGGCTGACCGGGTCGAGGACTGGCTGCGCCGCACGGACGCCGATGTGCTCGCCATCCAAGAGACCAAATGCAAAGACGAGAACTTCCCCTGGGAGCTGTTCGAAAACAACGGCTACGAAGTGGCCCACTTCGGCTTCAGCCAGTGGAACGGCGTGGCGATCGCCTCCAGAGTAGGGCTCGACGACGTCCAGCGCACCTTCCCGGGGCAACCGGCCTTCGGCAAACCCGGCACCGAACCGGAACAAGAGGCCCGGGCGATCGCCGCGAGCTGCGGCGGGGTCCGGGTCTGGAGCCTGTACGTGCCCAATGGCCGGGCGCTGGACGATCCGCACATGCCCTACAAACTCGACTGGCTCAAGGTGCTCAACGACGAAGCCAAGGGTTGGCTCGCTGCCGATCCGCAAGCCCAGATCGCCTTGATGGGCGATTGGAACATCGCCCCGCAGGACGATGACGTCTGGGACCTGCAATATTTCCTGGATGAAGGGCTGACCCACGTGAGCGGGCCGGAACGGGCCGCCTTCCAGGCCTTCGAAGCGACCGGGTTCAGCGATGTGGTCCGGCCGCAGCACCCCGGCCCCGGGGTCTACACCTATTGGGATTACAAGCAATTGCGTTTCCCGAAGAAGGAAGGCATGCGGATCGACTTCATCATGGCCTCCCCCGCCTTGGCCGCCCGGGTCAGCAACACCGAAATCGACCGTGAAGAACGCAAAGGCAAAGGCGCCTCGGACCACGCACCGGTGATTGCCGAGTTGGCCTGAGCATGGCCGGCGAGTTGTATTTGGGGCACAGCAACTTGCCGTTCGTCTCGGCGCTGCGGCTCTACTTGCCGTTGGCCGAGTTCACCGAAGCAGAGCAGTCCCTGATCGAGCACGGCGCACCGCCCAGCTCGGACCGGATGTACTCCGATCTGCGCGAGTTGAGCGACTCGCTGGAGCGGGTGGTGCGCCCCGGCGCCCCAGTGCTGCCGAATGCCGCCTCGGAACGCGTGCGGAGCCTGCAGATGCTCGACGACGGCCCGGTGCTCTACAACGTGAACCAGGTATTGCTGCGCTCGGCCCGGGCGGTCGAAACCTTCAGCTCGGGCAATGGCAGCACGCTGGCCGATTTGCTGTTCAGCCCGGAACTGGTCGAGACCGTGCACGAGCACATCGCCACCGAGCGGCGGCTGCTGACCAGGACTTCGACCTGGGGCATCCCGTTCAGCTGGTTCGTGCTGATCTCCGAATCGGATCGTACCGAAGTGGTGGAATCGCGCAGCCGGGTGATCACGGTCCGGGTGCAGGTGCCATTGGCCGTAGCGAGGCAACGCCTCGAAGCCGGCCTCGGCAATCTCGTGGTGGCGGCGCCGGACCTGGACTTGTTGGAAGAACTGCGCGACTTGGAAGTTTGGCTGGCCGGGTTGCCGGATGCCGCCGTCGTCGAACTGGACTACGGCGCGATCGCGGATCGGATTTATCCGGACGAGTCGCCGATGGACGTGCGTTTGGGCCTCGAATGCATTGCCGAAGGGGACCTCACCGGCGCCGCGGCCGCATACCGCCGGCTCGCCACGCGGTGGATCCCGATCCGGCAACTGGCCCGGGCGTCCTAGCCCGGGCCAGTTGCCGGCAGACTAGGCCAGAACGCCTTTGAGCCGCTTGCTGCGGCCGAAGAGCAGTCCGTCGATCGCGAACTTGCCGGGGCCGGCCAAGGCAATGGTCGCGGACATTGCGGCCAGCGCGAGCACGAACTCATAACCGCCGACGGCGGCGAAGAAGCCATTTGGCAGGTGCACCAGGAACAGCGCCACGACCATGTCCACGACCAGCAAGACCGCGATCGGGCGGCTGAGCAGCCCAAGAACCAGTGCAATGCCGCCGATGAGTTCCAGGCCGGCGATGAACGGCGCCATCAGCTCGGGCAAGACGA
Proteins encoded in this window:
- a CDS encoding DoxX family protein, with amino-acid sequence MASNNNTAHFGLLVLRVVTGIIFIMHGWQKFDQGIPATTEGFTAMGVVLPELMAPFIAGLELIGGIALVLGLLSRPIAVLLVVDMVVALFLVHLPNGFFAAVGGYEFVLALAAMSATIALAGPGKFAIDGLLFGRSKRLKGVLA
- a CDS encoding DUF6297 family protein; protein product: MSLQHAAEQREELTASELRGYIRKAPLTRQTVGFYTIFSEIYVTVLGIAVLLASSFSLVAQIRGSYLEDSAKGGPNPLIQPLTPIVSVNIAWALLALVTLSAAVLLIARLGPAHLDPPRTQWLLPLPVSRGGLLRPMVLRWASLSAALGAVIGLFLAIVEPSELTPAKIADTVLSCIGLFLCGFAVAQAAQNFSGSRLLNRALTAALALLVLLGLLTALGLPVAGGWLLWLPTSWPIVAATGQLWPVVLLPVGVIAGIAVLPGLRRISSTSLREHSARSSLIQSSIQSMDASALSSSFAKENTGSRRSLSRRLLGSSPSAVVIRADALRYLRHPGRLFGLAVLAVIPAILHAFTGGQDAAVTLASLLICGLMASGSVANPLKLNAGNPILDRLLPIPAGTARRLHSAVPAALLLGWAVLAFGLLLVTGVGSLNFFLAGVIAGPALAGASLRGAYKKPVDWSRPAIATPFGALPPGVAAQFFAGPDVAAIILAPVLISLLAGAAPSILIPVQLGLSLLMFLILTRRREDKPE
- a CDS encoding ABC transporter ATP-binding protein → MPRSPVSLRVSDLKVGYGKKQVCGDVSFGLGAGALAFVGPNGAGKSTVLRTVVGQLPALSGKVLLNKAEVDDRTPEFRRMAAMVFDDDAFFPELTVGEHLTMVAAGHGVTDPVAAVDAELDFFQLTEHDDSLVSSLSSGQRRRLLLAAAFVRPRGLLVLDEPEQRLDTHMRRALAARVADSAKAGETVLLVTHDPEFLTTASKKALYIADQVESLTAQQAAERIQAMPA
- a CDS encoding LacI family DNA-binding transcriptional regulator, yielding MAQQEKPAPDPVTIRDIAAVAGVAVSTVSRALSRPERVSPATREKIARIAAELKYVPSAQARALSSGRTGAVALLVPDVTNPFYFDIIRGTQHQLKAAGYTQLLVDTEESAEVEAEALGALRRTCDGVVLAASRLSDPAIVEAASQLPVVTINRGIHGVPTVIIDTPDSMGQALEHLASLGHRQVAYAAGPVGSWSNARRLRAIEDHAERLGLRISRLGPFAPKTTSGAAAADAALHSGASAGIAFNDLIGIGMLQRFAARGVRVPEDFSLVGCDDIFGADFCNPPLTTMTAPVEQAGRVAITMLLSRIAQGPGGAGRELAVLPTHLTVRQSTGQAPA
- the helR gene encoding RNA polymerase recycling motor ATPase HelR — its product is MTSTDLGPSAFELPESRAAKAAPALIAADEQHFAAIAECLETTIGELAERLDAERKAPGGSGQAALDRDQEIHRLSSRLRTLRRFGLDLCLGRMVGTDGAEPVYIGRLGLTDNSGRRLLLDWRGPAAEPFFGATHAQPMGLLSRRRYRWSQGRITDYWDEVFTADGLVGNAALDDQSAFIASLGGNRSPRMRDVLGTIQAGQDAIIRAGSRGALVVDGGPGTGKTVVALHRSAYLIYADPRLGHHRGEVLFVGPHQPYLAYVADVLPSLGEEGVQICTLRDLVPQGAAAVPESDPEVLRLKSAAQLVAAIEPAVALYEEPPSSGMRVETPSFDVWLSAADWAEAFESAEPGMPHNVARDQVWAALLKILVDKLRDDFDQEWEAEKDEFDAYGINTGDTEQKLRRALAASPELSRAFGRAWPLLEPAEIVADLWSVPAYLRRCAPWLAPAEIQALQRSDPQAWTVADLPFLDAARLRLGDPEASCRRQRREAGAAAERSAMSDVVGDLIAHDDSEMGVMSMLRGQDLRAALVDDGALPEPEPDFLAGPFAHIVVDEAQELTDAQWQMLLLRCPSRSFTIVGDRAQARHGFRESWPERLARVGFDRIKVASLGINYRTPEEIMAEAEPVIRAALPDANVPTSIRSSGIPVRHARVAELAPILDGWLAGNAEGIACVISADGALGNGFDAARVRALTPELAKGLEFDLVVLLEPEGFGEGIEGAVDRYVAMTRATQQLVLLS
- a CDS encoding exodeoxyribonuclease III, which encodes MKIATWNVNSLRARADRVEDWLRRTDADVLAIQETKCKDENFPWELFENNGYEVAHFGFSQWNGVAIASRVGLDDVQRTFPGQPAFGKPGTEPEQEARAIAASCGGVRVWSLYVPNGRALDDPHMPYKLDWLKVLNDEAKGWLAADPQAQIALMGDWNIAPQDDDVWDLQYFLDEGLTHVSGPERAAFQAFEATGFSDVVRPQHPGPGVYTYWDYKQLRFPKKEGMRIDFIMASPALAARVSNTEIDREERKGKGASDHAPVIAELA
- the nadE gene encoding ammonia-dependent NAD(+) synthetase; its protein translation is MRELQAKIIAELGVKPSVNPADEVARRVDFLAAYAKASRAKGFVLGISGGLDSSLAGRLGQLAAEQLRAEGVAASFTAVRLPYNVQHDEADAQAALAFIKPDRSWTYNVAPGVDGLEKEYEATTGEQLSDFNRGNIKARARMIAQYALAGEHGLLVIGTDHGAESVTGFFTKFGDGGADILPLFTLDKRQNRQLLQYLGAAERIYTKVPTADLLDSVPGRADEDELGLSYDDIDDYLEGREVSDAAAEAIEQRYLATRHKRTVPVTLLDDWWK